GCGTGCGCTCCTGCAGGCTGGCCGCCTCCCCCATCTCGCGGCAGGCCTGGCTGATCTCGGCCATCTGCTCGTCGGTCCGCCGCATGGCGGCGAATGCCGTCGCTTCCGGCTCGATGATATGGCGGAACTCCTGCACGGTTTTCAGGAACACTTCGCGATCCGGCGAGGTCGCGTACCAGGCGAGCACGTCACGATCGAGCAGGTTCCAGCGCTCCTTGGGCTCGACCCAACTGCCGATCTTGGGGCGTGAGGCAAGCAGGCTTTTGGCCATCAGCATCTTGATCGCCTCGCGTACTGCCGAGCGGCTGACGCTGAAGGTCTCCGACCATTTCGCTTCATTGGGCAGGATGGTGCCGGGCGGATAGTCGCCGCGCACGATCCTCAGGCCAATTTCGCTCGCCAGCGACGTGTGCACGCTGGCGCCAGGAATCCGCGCTGCGTCGGGCCGGCGAACACCGGAGGACCGTTCGGCGGCTGTCGCCTTTTTCGGCGATTTTTCCTTGTTCGGCTTTGCGTCCCGCATACACTTCAGAAAGGCCGGTTTGCGGAAGCTGTCAAGCACCCGCGGGCGGTTGGGCCGCAAAGCCCGCCGCTATGCACAACCCAGCCCCGCCTGCTCGCTCGCTCAGGCCGTTTTCACATATTTGCGCCAGCTGTGCTCCGGGCGGAAGCCGAGCATGTCGCGGGCCTTGCGGTTCGACAGCAGCGTCTCGTATTCGCCAAGCTCGCCCTTGACCGGCACGCCGGGATAAAAGCGCTTGAGCAGTTCCGCCGTCGGCAAGTCCGACGAGGTGTCGTCATTGGCGGCGTTGAACACCTGGTAGCCGAGCCCATCCTTCTCGATGGCGCGCAGCGTGATCTGGCCAAGGTCGCGCGCATCGATATAGCTCCAGGCAATGCGCTTGCGGAAACCCGGATCGGCGAACCATTTCGGGAATAGAGAATACTCATGCGGCTCGATGACATTGCCGATGCGCAAGGCATAGATATCGCTGCCGCTGCGCAGCGCGAAGGCACGCGCCGTCTTCTCATTGACGATCTTGGATAGCGCGTAGCTGTCCATCGGGTCGACGTCATACTCCTCGTCGAGCGGGAAATGCGTTGGATTGCGCGGATCGTTGGCGAAAACCAGCCCGTAGGTCGTCTCTGAAGAGGCGATGATGACCTTGCGGATGCCAAGCTTCACCGCGGCCTCGATGACGTTATAGGTGCCCATCGCGTTGATGCGGAACACCTCATTGTCGGGCGTGATCATGATGCGCGGGATGGCGGCGAAATGCACCACGGCATCGACCGGCTGGGGACGCAGCGACGGATCGAATTCATGCAGGCCCATATAGCTCGACAGCGCGTTGAATACCTGCCCGCTGTCGGTGATGTCGGTGATCAGTGTGCGGACCTTGGGATTGTCGAGCGGCCTGGTGTCGATGTTGAGCACCTGGCAGCCCTGCTCGACAAGATATTGCACGACATGGCGTCCAGCCTTGCCGCTGCCGCCGGTGAACATGATGCGCTTCGTCATTCTGGTCTCCATCACAGGCTCTGGAATTCCCGTCTATTGTCAGACAATATTGCATTTCGCAACCGCTCAAGGCTAAAACGACAGCGCAATTATCGATAATCCCAACAGGACGGATGACATGAACACCACCGCCGCGCGCGAAAAGATCGGCTTCATCGGCCTTGGCCTGATGGGACACGGCATCGCCAAGAACATCGTCGACAAGGGCTATCCCCTGACATTCCTTGGTCGCAAGAACCGCAAACCGGCGGAAGACCTTTTGGGCCGAGGTGCCGAGGAAGCGTCGACGTCGCGCGACGTAGCGGCGGCATCCGATATCGTGTTTATCTGCGTCACCGGTTCGCGCGAAGTGGAAGCCATCATCCGCGGCCCCGGCGGCCTCAAGGAAGGCTTGAAGAAAGGCTCGGTCCTCGTTGATTGCTCGACCTCGGACCCGGTCTCCACCGTGGCCCTTGCGGCCGAACTCAAGGCCCTTGGTATCGACTATGTCGACGCGCCGTTGAGCCGCACGCCGAAGGAAGCCTGGGAAGGCACGCTCGATGCCATGGTCGGCGCGCCCGACGTCGTCTTTGCCAGGGTGCAGCCGGTGATCGAAACCTGGGCTGGCCGCATCGTCCATATCGGCGACACCGGCGATGGCCATCGCATGAAGCTGCTCAACAATTTCATCTCGCTCGGCTACGCCGCCATCTATTCCGAGGCGCTGGCACTGGCTGAAAAGGTCGGTATCTCGCCGCCGCGCTTCGACAGCGTCATCCGCAACGGCCGCATGGACTGCCCCTTCTACCAGACCTTCATGCGCTGGACGCTGGAAGGCGACCGCGACGCCCACAAATTCACCGTCGCCAACGCCTTCAAGGACCTGACCTATCTGGAGTCCATGGCGGGTGCGGCCGGCATCGCCAACCCGCTCGGCAACGCCACCAAGAATTCCTTCGCCGGCGCTCACGCCACAGGTCCGGCCGAGCAGTTCGTGCCGATGCTGGCGACCCATATCGGCAAGGTCAACGGCGTCGACCTGATGCCGACGAAGGATGGCAAGAAACAGACGATTTGAGAGCCTGGACGCTGACACTTCTAACAAAGGCTGCGCTGCCCCTCATTGTCCTGCCGGACATTTCTCCCCGTATAGTGACGGGGAGAAAGACGCCGTCATCTGCGATTTCGCCAATCGTCGGCGTTTTGAAAAAAGCGCAGAGGGTGCGATTGGCCCCCTTCTCCCCGTCGCTTTACGGGGAGAAGGTGCCGGCAGGCGGATGAGGGGCAGCGCCAACCTATGTCGTGAGCCACCTCCACCACCTGCCTTGGGTCACCGCCGCCCTCTTCCAATCCTCTCATCGGTGTCGGCGAGCAGCTTGTGCACGGCATTGCGGGCCGCCGCCGGACGCCGCAGGCGGATGTTCTTCTCGATGGCCTCGTGCAGCTTCTGCGCCCGCCCCTGGTCCCCGACCTGTCGCGTCGTGAAGACGAAAAGATGGTCGAGCGCGGATTCGATCAGCACGCCGAGCGGGACCAGAAGATCGTTGCCGGAGGCCCGCAGGATGGCGAGGTGGAAGCGGGTGTCGGCGCGGATGCGCTCCGGCAGGCTCGACGCCTCGCCCATCTCGCGGCAGGCTAGGCTGATCTCGGCCATCTGCTCGTCGCTGCGCCGCATGGCCGCGAAGGCGGACGCTTCCGGCTCGATGATGTGGCGGAACTCCTGCACGGTGCGCAGGAACGCTTCGCGATCGGGCGCCGTGGCGTACCAGCCAAGCACGTCGCGGTCGAGCAGGTTCCAGCGTTCCCTCGGTTCGACCCAACTGCCGATCTTCGGCCTTGATGCCAAAAGGCTCTTGGCCATCAGCATCTTGATCGCCTCGCGCACCGCCGAGCGGCTGACATTGAAGGTCTCGGCCCATCTGGCCTCGTTGGGCAGGATGCTGCCGGGCGGATAGTCGCCGCGCACGATCCGGAGACCAATCTCGCTGGCGAGCGAAGCATGAACGCTGAACCCGGGAAAGTGCGCCGCATCCGCCCTGCGCACGGCAAGCTGGTCGCGACCCGCTGGCGCCTTGGCCTGGCTGGCTTTTCCCTTCGCCTTCTCGTGCGGCATCCACGTTCCAATAGTCGGCCGGCTGTCGTCCGGATTGATCCGAACCTACGCAGGCGCGCCGATCCTGTAGCCGAAAATCCAAACTGTGGACGCGTCGAAGCCGGAGCCAGAGGCTCCAAACCACAGCGTCTTCTTGAAGACTTCGATAGAACGGGGGCGCTCGCTTCCGAGCACCCCCGGAGTCGAAACCTACCTCTGGATGCAGGTGTCGACTGTGTCCTTGGTGCATTCGTCAAGACCGGTGAATACCGGATCCGCGACCTTGGTGCCCTTGATCAGATCGATCATCACCGACGGCGCCTTGTAGCCCATCTCGAACGGCCGCTGGCCGACCAGCGCGGTGACGAGGCCGTCCCTGGCGATCGCCACCTCGTCGCCGATCGTGTCGGCGGCGCCTATGACGAAGTCGTTCTTGGCGATCCGGTCCTTCAACGGCCCGAACAGGTCGCGGTAGGGCTGCGGCGCCCCAAACAGCGGCCAGCCGCCCATGATGCCGAATGCGTCGAGCTTGGGATTGGCGGCAAGGATATCGGTCATCGCCTGCACGCCCTTGGCGCCGTCGTCATTGGTGAACACCGGGCAACCCGCCACTTCGGTCCAGCCACCCTCACCTGCCAAAGCCGCAAGTCCTTCCTTGCCGGACAGCGCGTCGCGCATGCCTTGCGCGCGGCGCAGGATGTTGTCGGCAGCCGGATTGCCCTCAATGGTGCAG
The genomic region above belongs to Mesorhizobium sp. B4-1-4 and contains:
- a CDS encoding FadR/GntR family transcriptional regulator; this translates as MRDAKPNKEKSPKKATAAERSSGVRRPDAARIPGASVHTSLASEIGLRIVRGDYPPGTILPNEAKWSETFSVSRSAVREAIKMLMAKSLLASRPKIGSWVEPKERWNLLDRDVLAWYATSPDREVFLKTVQEFRHIIEPEATAFAAMRRTDEQMAEISQACREMGEAASLQERTRADTRFHLAILRASGNDLLVPLGVLIESAFDHLFTYTTRAVDDLNYAQKLHEAIEKNIRLQRPDAARAAVRKLLANTDHVIKSR
- a CDS encoding FadR/GntR family transcriptional regulator → MPHEKAKGKASQAKAPAGRDQLAVRRADAAHFPGFSVHASLASEIGLRIVRGDYPPGSILPNEARWAETFNVSRSAVREAIKMLMAKSLLASRPKIGSWVEPRERWNLLDRDVLGWYATAPDREAFLRTVQEFRHIIEPEASAFAAMRRSDEQMAEISLACREMGEASSLPERIRADTRFHLAILRASGNDLLVPLGVLIESALDHLFVFTTRQVGDQGRAQKLHEAIEKNIRLRRPAAARNAVHKLLADTDERIGRGRR
- a CDS encoding NAD(P)-dependent oxidoreductase — translated: MNTTAAREKIGFIGLGLMGHGIAKNIVDKGYPLTFLGRKNRKPAEDLLGRGAEEASTSRDVAAASDIVFICVTGSREVEAIIRGPGGLKEGLKKGSVLVDCSTSDPVSTVALAAELKALGIDYVDAPLSRTPKEAWEGTLDAMVGAPDVVFARVQPVIETWAGRIVHIGDTGDGHRMKLLNNFISLGYAAIYSEALALAEKVGISPPRFDSVIRNGRMDCPFYQTFMRWTLEGDRDAHKFTVANAFKDLTYLESMAGAAGIANPLGNATKNSFAGAHATGPAEQFVPMLATHIGKVNGVDLMPTKDGKKQTI
- a CDS encoding NAD-dependent epimerase/dehydratase family protein, producing the protein MTKRIMFTGGSGKAGRHVVQYLVEQGCQVLNIDTRPLDNPKVRTLITDITDSGQVFNALSSYMGLHEFDPSLRPQPVDAVVHFAAIPRIMITPDNEVFRINAMGTYNVIEAAVKLGIRKVIIASSETTYGLVFANDPRNPTHFPLDEEYDVDPMDSYALSKIVNEKTARAFALRSGSDIYALRIGNVIEPHEYSLFPKWFADPGFRKRIAWSYIDARDLGQITLRAIEKDGLGYQVFNAANDDTSSDLPTAELLKRFYPGVPVKGELGEYETLLSNRKARDMLGFRPEHSWRKYVKTA
- a CDS encoding sugar-binding protein — encoded protein: MRKTVLLAAVAAMALGAGPALAKKQVVIVVKGLDNPFFEAIHQGCEKWNKENASAEYECFYTGPASTSDEAGEAQIVQDMLSKPDTAAMAISPSNAPLIAQTIKSANPTIPIMTVDADLTKEDAALRKTYLGTDNYLMGKKIGEYIKKAKPKGGTICTIEGNPAADNILRRAQGMRDALSGKEGLAALAGEGGWTEVAGCPVFTNDDGAKGVQAMTDILAANPKLDAFGIMGGWPLFGAPQPYRDLFGPLKDRIAKNDFVIGAADTIGDEVAIARDGLVTALVGQRPFEMGYKAPSVMIDLIKGTKVADPVFTGLDECTKDTVDTCIQR